The window TTGTCTTATTAAGTTTACTGACATTGATATTTCTTGTATCTGTTGTAAACATAATATAGAAACAATTTCTCACCTATTTTGTTATTGTGAAATATCCTAAAAATTTCGGGCAGATCTAGAGTCTTAATGTTTTGAGCTGCTGTCTACTCTTTTAATCTTAAAGATATTATTTGTTACTATGATAATCCAGATGATGGCGCTCTTGAATATctgattaatttcattattctatttgaagttttttattcacaaacagacattttccaAGTCATTATGTAAGATCTCACCTTTTCTCCTACAACTAAATTCTGTTTAAATCACTCAGTTTACTAAACAACCAAAAAAGTGATAAGCTATgtgttctcctgtttttttattttatgtaactatcttttaatattttcatttatgttcTTCATATGCATTTATGCTATTTAAATCTGATTTGCATGTGCTGCTACTGTTTACCTACTGTTTATCTAGATATAAATACATTCTGTGTTTCTTGTGGAAGATCTGGTGAAACTTGATATGACTTTAGTGTAACCGCAACTACACTCACATCTTTTGGACAGACATGATGAACTTTGTTCACAGTTGTGTTGTTTGGAGTAGGAAAGTCATATTTTAAAGACTGTGATGTTGTATAAATTTGGAAACTTGCTCTTGATATTTGGTAAGTCTTACATTCACACCAGCAAATTctcaaaccaaaaaacaaacctcAGTGTATTCAAAGCCACTTTTAGTATATTTAGACACCCAGTCAGAACTGTGAGGACATAACAAGTATACGTATATGTGAAAAACTGTCTCTCATATGAGCGTCACCTTTGGTGATATCTGAATCAGAGAGCTTTTATCCCACTTTTTCTTTATCCTCGTTGTAAATTTCATGTTGtcaataaaaaaatttaaaaatttaaaaaaaactgtattagCATGGTGAGAAAATGTCTGGGTGATCGAGGAGCCTGCATATATTTGGAACATGGAAACATATCGTTTGGAGAGATTAAAAATTTGTTCACATGCAAAAACCTTTCTGCTCATGTAGCATGTTTACTTAGTTAACACTGGGCTTCAATCCATATATTTCAGGAAACATGGGGATAAATGAcagttatttattaaattatagTTAGTAAAACACTTTGGAATGTGACCATAACCATCATCATATCCTCCTCATAGACTGGTACATAAGAGGTAGCATAAAATAAAGATATGAAACATGCTGGGACAATGTAGGTCTTAGCACCAAAGCATTCGcataaactgaacattttccaCTTTCCGCCATCTTGTTTTGTTGTACAGATATTatattacaacaaaaacaactggATACATGGATCATTCAGCTATTATTGAATGGTACCACAAGATAAACACAAGTATCTCAGTGATCAAGGttagcagctgtaaaacagcaacaaactgaCTTTTAGTGCTGTGAAGATGCTTCACTGGTCTGAGGGGTTCTAAGTTttactaaaattaaatgttctaaataaaagGTTCAATaaatattagtaataaatgaaaacaagatatttgatttTGCAGATAAGTTTTCCTCtcatggaaaagaaaaacaatttggTTTATTCTAAAATTTCATTATATATCTTTAGTCTGATGCTACACGAAAAAGGTCATATTTGTCAAAAGTCTACAGATTTcagcttcctctcctctttttcgGTGAGGGGCTGCTGGGAGAGGATTTTGTCATGCAGGCGGTGGTGTTTGCCTATGCCGAGCTTCGGCAGGCCTCGGTTCAGGCCCTCCAGCAGCACACAGGACTTACACAGCGCCTGGCTGGAGATGTAGCCACACCTGCTGCATGTCCCCTGCACAGGCATCTTCACGCCCTCCCGCACAGACAGGTTCTCCCCAGAGTGGATGACATCCATGATGGAGCTGGGCCTTATACTCTCAAGGTCCTTTAAGAAGGTCCTTGCATGGCCACGATAAGCATTGGGAGAGTAAATGCATTCTGTGGAAAAGTAGTCCAACTTCTTAAAATAAGCATACAAAACGATCTCTTTCTCATACGCATATTTGAGGGGCTTGCAGCGCGGTACGACTCCGTCACCCTCGCTGGATGTGGCGATGGCAGTGCAGCGGCGCAGACGAGCTATGTCACCTCGCAAGACGTTCATCAAAACTGTTTCCGCCACATCGTCAGCATTGtgacctgtaaaaaaaaacacacattcagggAAAATTTTGAGCAAAATATGTATTCTTTGACATCAATGTTAAGGCTGCTCAGTCATGTTTCAAGGTTGAAGTTTATGTTTGGGCTTACCTGTACATATCTTGTCCACTTTCAGCATGATGGCTCCTCTGTCTAGCGCCTGTCTTCTGAACACTCCACAGAAGGTGCAGTTATTTTTCAGTCCCACTTGCTTCACTATAGCATCCATAGTCCAGCCATACAGCTCCTCATATGACACAATCTTCAGCGGCAGCTCATACTGCTGCTGGTTCCTCTTCACCGTCTCCAACGAGTCGTCTCGATAACCAGTGATTCCCTCATCCACAGAGAGTAGCATAAGCTCGAGGCCATAGCTGTATCGCTCATTCAGGAGCTTCATCACGTGAGCCAGCACCGTGGAGTCTTTTCCACCAGAGGCAGCGATTCCTACCGTCTCGCCAGGTTTAAACAACTTTGCTGCCACGATCGTCTGATGCACCTCCTCCTCAAAGGCCCAGAAGAAGCACTCCTTACAAAGTGAGTGACCGGTTTTTGGACGTCTCAGCACGGCACGCTTGTCAGCACAGCTGCTGCACAGGACAGGCATCTTGGCTGTAGGCAAAAGTTTGTTGAAAACTTTAACAGGGGTTCCCATGTCAAAGGCCTCCAAATAAATAAGACATCCACCCACAAAACCCCGTCTCATTGCTGCAGATGCTTTATTACAGGTGACGCACTGTTTATAGTGTGGATGGATAGATCTGTGTAGTACAGGAGGaaacctttttctctttcattatcATTCACTGTCATATCACATCTTAACACTAGTCTCCCATGTAACATTAAGTGATCTTGTACTGTTCTTCAAGTAAGAGTGTCCCTACAATCCCTTTATGTAGGGACTCCATCACTTCTCTATAATAATACTTTGGGAAAGCTCTCATCaggaaaatacacacataacTGGAATTTAGACTCCTGCATTATTACATTTACATGATAAATGTCATAGATATAAAGTGATGTactaataaactttatttttattttgctgttgatgGATTATACTGTCAAACAAAGGAGGAGCGACTTCACCCACAGACAAACTCTACAACGACACAGTTAAGGTTAGCAAGATGTTCAAAGTGTTTTTAGAGAAAGATGAAGTGAAGAGTGGAACTAAAAGTTCATTAAAACGTCTTCAAACATCGTCTAACAGGAGTGTAcgtttaatcatttaattgcCATAATGTTGACAGTGAATCTTCGCTGTATACGGTAAATGTGAGACTGTCTcaagaacaacaaacaactgTCGGTATTAAACTGGTTGTGACACTTTTTACTGAGTGACACATTCTATAATTAAAGCTCACGAAAACAAAACGGCAATTATTCAGGTTAGGTAAAGTTTTTTACCAAACTCAGTTTTACCAGCCGGTCAACATTAAACGTGTTTCCAGGTCGAGCTAAGCTAGCCAGTAAATTAATCTCGTTTGTTTTAGATTAACATTTTCATACCACGTTTCCGATGAGCCGAGGTCTGAACTGAGGAATGTAGGGAGAAAGTACACCAGGAAAAACGCTAAAAATATAGACCCTCGTACTTAAACGACACATGTGTTTAACGAACAACTAAACTAGCATGTCGTTTCATCACGTTTGCTCTTCTTCACGGGAAATACGGAAGTGACGCTAGTTTAAAGTCCCTGCAGCGCAGCCTGTCGGTTGGAGATGGTCACTACACACCAAACAGCACTACTGTCAGCCCTGAAATCTCTAAATCCTCTCCGGTACAGTATCAAAACGTacagaaatactctgcttggaataatgaTGTTTGTCTGATATGGCTTtcccacaaaaaagtataattgccactttaaaatccttaaaatagcatcttctccttctccctcattaaaaatcgGTTATGTAGGCTATGTAAATATAGcctatttaatttcaaaagtttaactgctgatACAACATGTTtagtctattctcagtgtgtgtgcactgtagGCTTCatgtttctacatcacacttgtgtaagttgaatattggaccagaattggctccaaactagttgtgatgttataaatcctgctcgtaggaCCACGCCTTAacatcagattttcagtgatcacatagaaactttccactttcagcagctgaatgtgaaaacagtcttctattgtcaaactcttcacacacatcattctgcacaatgaagctcaaatatccaaccgtagaaacaagaagaacaacacatttttgagtggaggcaatctttaattaatataaatcagtgtttttgaCATAACTTTAAATTTGCGTATGATTTCCCTTTTAGATCTTGGTGAAGAACTTGTGCAGATGGGTgtgcaaaacagaaatgaatCACATAACCAAGTGAAATGTAAGCAATAAGGATTTATTAATTTGCTTCAATTGATGTCACTATTGCAACAGCTGCAATAGGTATCAAAATGCAATTTGGTGTAGATGAGGGACAAGGGTTCGCTGCTGGTAGGGAGTAAGCCTGCAGAGGTCAGGGTTCATGATAGGAAAGAGTCATAAGCTTAGTTGACGGGGTGAAAAGCACCCCTCTGATGCCACTGCATGTCTCTGATGCGCCGAACCGACTGGATCTGAGGAATCTGGGCTCCAAACTCAGCGCTGTCCTTATACTCGCCCTTTTCAAACAGGTACTGATAACCTCTGTAGCCTGGATACTGGTAGCCCACCCAACTGGTGCGCCAGGAACACAGAGAGGGACAACAGATGGGAGACAGTTAGAGGGGAAAGGATAGTGGCAATAGACATGTAGCAGCTATGTGCAGTATCACACAACATCTAGTGGGATGATGGACTTACGTGCCACTCTGAACCCTAACAGAGGAGACCTTCTCCTGGTAGCCGTGTGCGTGGAAGCTGGGGACATCGTCATCTATGATTTCTATCTTCTTCCCTGCAAAGCTGGGGTTTTCGTAAAGGACAATCTTGTGCTCCTGGCTGTCCTGAGAGAGGAACAAAGCATTGACACACAGTGAGTGATTTGTTGAGCAACTGATAGGATGGCTGATGGGGGTGTAAGTAACAGTTAAAAGCTGCTTTCTTACCACTTTAATTGGGCGGAATGCAACAATGGTGTCACTGCGCCTGCTGTTGGTCCAGGAATCCCAGCGAGGATACTCCCCCTTCTCAAACACATACTGCTCCCCCTTACAGTTAGGCTGCTCGTATCCCACCCATCTGAGGGGACgaggagaaagagatggagggtTGTGGTTGGTGCAGGAGCAAAATGACAGCTGGTGTAATCTATGTATCACAtgttattttggtttttttctggccttttatttcccccctctttctctgACTTGcccactgtctctctgtgttgttggattttaaatcattttctagttttctgtctgtctctgacccACACTCACGGTCCACAAAGCACCAGTATGGAGCCCACTTTCTCCACGCCTGCTTCCTGGAGGTTGTTACAGGGACCAGTCAGCTCATGGCAGCGTCCCTGGAAGTTTTCCTGCTCATAGATAACCAGCtgcaaaaggagaaaaaaaaaatctatttggtCTCAATTTAAAGTGTACAAATCCAAGAGGGACACATTGGATGATTGGAATATGCAAGAATCAAAATAGGAATTGCCAACTCTAAGGAGAAAACTGGAAATTGTTATCAAATCAGTTTGTCTAACCTTAAACGCACTGGtgcctggctgctgctgcttggaTGCGGGGTTCTGGTGATCTGTGGCCATAGTGAATGGATCGGCAAGGATGaagctgaaaaaaacacacgTAAAAGTATAACTGAATGATTGTTTCTGATAAATATCAACAGATGTCCAAATGATTCGTGAAagttttatatctttatatttaaaatatgagcAGGTCAAACTGCTGTTAATCCCTCTTTCATAGATTTGGTTTTctcatgtatatttatataaaagtgTCCATCCATCGCCATCCAAAACAAGTTTCTGAAGCCTTTTGAACACAGAATTACAGCAATGCAATGTGGGATAAAGTTTACATAGATTAAACCTAAAACATAGTtgcaaaaggaagaaaatgtttttaaaaatttataAAAGTAAActtaataaaatacagaatgacGGACATAAACTGCTTACCAGTACCTGTCTGTgccagtgtgtttgtgatggCACGATGAGCTCAATATATACGGGGCGCCCAGGGGTGGAAACTCTGCCAACAGTACCCACAGTGTCCAAGCCAGCCTGCAGATCGGCCTGCCATAGGCCCAACACACTGAAATGAGGGGTCACAGTGTAGCCTGCCCCCACCCCGGGGTGTCACACTCCCACAAAGTTATTTCATTAGTAGTCAGTTTTACCCAGCCAGTCATTGTTCGTTATCCACATGATTCAGCACAAACAGTGCCAAGAGTCCCACACCTAcaatgagagtgagagagagagagggaaggactGTAAAAAGATGGGTTTTACTTTGTTAGAGAGACTAGGACAGTCTGAATACTGCTGAATATTTACACAACTGGaggtttattatattttacttcTAGAAAACACTAATATTGTTCCATGTAGAAATCCATTGCCACTGCTGAatggaaagattaaaaaaaaaaaaaacctgctccAAAGGTTAAAAAGTAATCATTAAAACTTGTTGACCCCACGTGCCATCTTTCCTCCTGTTGGCAGAAAAAACAACGTGacagcctttttaaaaataaaattcaaacaaCATATTTCCTAATTCAGTTAGTTTTAATTACCTTGAATTTGTATGTGAACAATCCTGCAAGGGGACAGGCAACTCTGTTGAAGCAGAGATGTTGTGCGAAAACTCAAATGTGTATTTAGGCATGTAACTAATCAGTTTAATGTAAATAAAGGCATTGTGGCAGAGAGGGCATTGTGTTACTGCTGTGGACAGATGGACACATGGTTTCAGGATGCTTTCAATGGAATTGTATTGTTGTGCAGCGGGACGGCCTATTACAATGGTGAGCAGGGGCAGGGGTAGGGGGTAAACATGcttttactcaaatactgtgcTCGTATATACTGGTACTTTGAATAGTAACAGTTTGTGAAACTTAAATTCCACTATCtatacttttttatttcaccAGTAAAAGTCACTATTGGTCAGTATTTGCTTTGCAGAATGAGAGTTTTAATGTAATATTGTAACATAAATTCACAAAATATGATGTAGTTTAAACAAGAAAGCAGTATAATGAGTAGTTAAACTCACTAAAATACTGCAACAGTGATTTAGACCTATAGAGCACCTACCAAAAATGATGTGACACCATGAAAAGAAATACTCCTGACAAAAAGTAATTATATTTTAGaacattcttttatttttggggGCACTTCACTGATTTTATACATGAAGTGTACTCATTATGAGGGGTACTACTCAGGTCAGGAAGGTCTATAATGAAGGATGCTATTAAGTTGCATTATGTGTAATGTAGAATACAGTATTAGACCCATACAGGGGGCTAAAAGTCTGGATATCTCGGCTTCTGCTACTTCAATTGTGACCATTCTTTTTTCAGATGTCTCATTTGTGTACCCCAAATTTATGAGAGTGCAATATTCAAAAAGAAAGTCATGAAAGAATTACAATTGCAAATGTAGACCTATTGATAAAACTAATTGTTTAATTCTTATGGGTCTTTAGGCAGCAAGCAGTACTGTCTACATCAGTGATGATTAACATCATGGCGGTACTTTATCCTTAAACAAACAACTGAGCACCCGGCTGGCTACAGGGGCGCTGAACTGACCTCTGACCAATATGAACAAGTGCATAAAGATCAATACATGTAAGAGACACAAAGCCAAATCCAGGTTTCTGTGTCTTCTTGTAGTTGTGTAGTCTTGTAGTTATATTCCCAAAACACTAAGAGGAGCCATATTATAcaaatttctgttgttttataaaAGTCTGTTGGCTACCTCAAATACCAGTTTGATGGGTTTAACAGagtatattatattgtactGAATAAAACTGATGTAAAATGCAAGTGCTTGATACATATGGAGACTGTGAGGAATCTGGGCATCACTTTCCTTAAACTATCCAGGTTATATTATGTGAAATAGTTCAGTGAACTGTTTGTCGTTCAGTCAAATGCTGGTTCATCATCTGAATAAATCTCATATAATATACATAGTCGAATGTTTGCTCAGTTTGAGAGATGCTTAATATTGTGGAATCATCTGGTAAAAATGTGCTGCTTAAAATATTCTAGGTGGTTTCTATTTTGTTAGAATATATTTTCACTTCATTACACttaatttaaattcagtttaattgacacaagaaaaaaactgtatgaCAAAGTACTGGCTTATTATTTGTGCTGTTTCTGAGTTTACTGGCTAGGTTTTGGCTGTGCTTTGCACTTCTTATTGCAGAGGCGAGAGACTCGAAATCTTGCGTTCATGAAGAATATATGAGATTGTTTGTGTATTAAGGGTTCTGTCAAATAATTTAAGGctccaaaaaaacaatttaactCTTCTGTGGTGCAACCTTTGTGGGTGTTGAAGCATATGTCAAAAAGGCTGTATGCTACATAGTGAAAACCACTGACTTATGTGAAGGACTGACATGTGATTCTACAGGACATAAATAGTCCAAAATACACTGACAATAATGACTTGATACCCTTACTAAATGCTTCTTAGAGCTCTCTCACTGACTCAGTATGGTAGAGTTTAGTCTCCTACATTGTGCTAGCTAAAGGGTCACAGCTGGGGGTCTGCATGTCTTTTGCAAGTATTCAAGATGCCATCTAGGGGATGACATATGATGGTTTgatgaaatttaatttattctctgttttttgtctATTTAGGCTCTAAATTATCGAATAAAGTGTGTAGAAAAAGACTCTTCTGAATCATGTTATGTGGGGAGTCATTTCCATTTTAGAATATTACATCAACATCCACTGAATAATGGTTTGCATGTGGAGTTTTATGTCGTCATAAAAAGTAATAACATCTGCAGATGGAATCTATTTAGATAATGCCACATAGATCTTGACTCATTTTCAGATGGTTAATATTTAACTTAACAAAACTATGTAAGTTTTGAGATACTTTTcaatatttacagtattgttAAATACAGTTAATCCTGAT is drawn from Thunnus albacares chromosome 2, fThuAlb1.1, whole genome shotgun sequence and contains these coding sequences:
- the ctu1 gene encoding cytoplasmic tRNA 2-thiolation protein 1 encodes the protein MPVLCSSCADKRAVLRRPKTGHSLCKECFFWAFEEEVHQTIVAAKLFKPGETVGIAASGGKDSTVLAHVMKLLNERYSYGLELMLLSVDEGITGYRDDSLETVKRNQQQYELPLKIVSYEELYGWTMDAIVKQVGLKNNCTFCGVFRRQALDRGAIMLKVDKICTGHNADDVAETVLMNVLRGDIARLRRCTAIATSSEGDGVVPRCKPLKYAYEKEIVLYAYFKKLDYFSTECIYSPNAYRGHARTFLKDLESIRPSSIMDVIHSGENLSVREGVKMPVQGTCSRCGYISSQALCKSCVLLEGLNRGLPKLGIGKHHRLHDKILSQQPLTEKEERKLKSVDF
- the crybb2 gene encoding beta-crystallin B2, with the translated sequence MATDHQNPASKQQQPGTSAFKLVIYEQENFQGRCHELTGPCNNLQEAGVEKVGSILVLCGPWVGYEQPNCKGEQYVFEKGEYPRWDSWTNSRRSDTIVAFRPIKVDSQEHKIVLYENPSFAGKKIEIIDDDVPSFHAHGYQEKVSSVRVQSGTWVGYQYPGYRGYQYLFEKGEYKDSAEFGAQIPQIQSVRRIRDMQWHQRGAFHPVN